The following proteins are encoded in a genomic region of Alphaproteobacteria bacterium:
- a CDS encoding ketoacyl-ACP synthase III: MSKRLSRIIGSGAYVPPNLVTNDDLAKRIDTNDEWIVTRTGIKQRYVAGEGETTTTMAYQAALRALEAANLSANDIDMIVLATTTPDNIFPSVATQVQAMLGMTKGAAFDVQAVCSGFVYALAVADNFIRLQQAEKILVIGAESMSKILDWNDRSTCVLFGDGAGAVVLAAETNEERGILATKLYSDGSLKDILFTDGGIAKGNMGTISMSGKEVFKHAVEKMSSAIESLLQANQLTVADIDYLVPHQANVRIIDGIGRKLGLKAEQVIITVDKHANTSAASIPLALDSALKQNTIKPGDIVVFTALGGGITWGAVLIKW; the protein is encoded by the coding sequence ATGTCAAAACGTCTATCACGCATCATAGGTTCAGGTGCTTATGTGCCGCCTAATCTTGTTACCAATGACGATCTGGCCAAGCGTATTGATACCAATGACGAATGGATTGTCACTCGCACCGGTATTAAACAGCGTTATGTCGCAGGCGAAGGTGAAACCACGACGACGATGGCTTACCAGGCAGCGCTTAGGGCACTGGAGGCTGCGAATCTGTCGGCCAACGATATTGATATGATTGTGCTGGCAACCACGACCCCTGATAATATCTTCCCTTCGGTTGCAACCCAGGTGCAGGCGATGCTTGGCATGACCAAAGGTGCTGCCTTTGATGTGCAGGCCGTGTGCAGTGGTTTTGTGTATGCGCTGGCGGTCGCTGATAATTTTATCCGTTTGCAACAGGCTGAAAAGATCCTGGTGATCGGCGCGGAGTCGATGTCTAAAATTTTAGATTGGAATGACCGGTCTACCTGCGTGTTATTTGGTGATGGTGCTGGGGCGGTTGTGCTGGCAGCGGAAACCAACGAAGAGCGCGGTATTCTAGCAACGAAACTTTACTCTGATGGTTCCCTTAAAGATATCTTGTTTACCGATGGTGGTATCGCTAAAGGCAACATGGGTACTATCTCTATGTCGGGTAAGGAAGTTTTTAAACATGCGGTCGAAAAAATGTCTTCAGCGATTGAGTCTTTACTTCAAGCCAATCAGTTGACGGTCGCTGATATTGATTACCTAGTTCCCCATCAAGCCAATGTGCGGATTATTGATGGCATAGGTAGAAAGCTTGGTCTTAAGGCTGAGCAGGTCATCATTACGGTAGATAAGCACGCAAACACGTCAGCCGCTTCTATTCCGCTGGCACTGGATAGTGCCCTTAAACAAAATACCATCAAACCAGGCGATATCGTAGTATTCACCGCTTTGGGTGGGGGGATAACCTGGGGTGCTGTTTTAATTAAGTGGTAG
- the plsX gene encoding phosphate acyltransferase PlsX, whose translation MTIALDAMGGDHAPYSIIAGANEVRCHFPNVRYIFFGKEHEIKPVLEQFPALEPLSKIHHTDDVVSAGEKPSVALRSGRNSSMRLAIDAVKAGEAACVVSAGNTGSLMAMSKFVFHTLHGIDRPAIAALMPNFRGSSVILDLGANAECSAENLFQFAIMGEAFAQVVLGKKDPTVGLLNIGSEELKGNEEVKSAYRMLKETDIPINFYGYIEGDAIAKGTVDVIVTDGFTGNVALKTAEGTANVVGGFVKEAFRRNMVSRIGGLLAYPSLKKMYRKIDPRRYNGAMFLGINGISVKSHGGADEISFANAIMVAIELVANQINERIVEMITQKTTATGE comes from the coding sequence ATGACAATCGCCCTGGATGCCATGGGCGGTGATCATGCGCCGTATTCTATCATTGCCGGGGCAAACGAGGTTCGTTGCCATTTTCCCAATGTGCGTTATATCTTCTTTGGGAAAGAGCATGAGATAAAGCCTGTTCTAGAACAGTTCCCCGCTCTGGAGCCTCTTTCTAAAATCCATCATACTGACGACGTGGTTTCTGCCGGCGAAAAGCCGTCTGTTGCGTTGCGTTCAGGACGAAATTCCAGTATGCGCCTCGCTATTGATGCGGTGAAAGCTGGAGAAGCTGCTTGTGTGGTTTCTGCCGGTAACACCGGAAGCCTTATGGCGATGTCGAAATTTGTGTTTCATACCCTGCACGGAATTGATCGTCCGGCGATTGCCGCTCTTATGCCTAATTTTAGAGGCAGTTCGGTGATCCTTGATTTGGGTGCGAATGCGGAATGCAGCGCTGAGAATTTATTTCAGTTTGCCATTATGGGTGAAGCCTTTGCCCAGGTAGTCTTAGGTAAAAAAGACCCCACTGTTGGTCTCCTCAATATTGGTTCGGAAGAGCTAAAGGGCAATGAGGAAGTTAAATCAGCCTATCGGATGTTAAAAGAAACCGATATCCCCATTAATTTTTATGGCTACATCGAAGGCGATGCCATTGCCAAAGGAACGGTCGATGTGATTGTTACCGATGGGTTTACAGGCAATGTTGCCCTTAAAACGGCAGAAGGGACTGCCAATGTGGTCGGAGGGTTTGTAAAAGAAGCCTTCAGGCGTAATATGGTTTCACGTATCGGTGGATTGCTGGCTTATCCATCCCTTAAAAAAATGTATCGGAAAATCGATCCGCGCCGTTATAACGGCGCGATGTTCCTGGGGATTAATGGAATTTCCGTGAAGAGTCACGGTGGTGCTGATGAAATCTCATTTGCCAATGCGATTATGGTGGCTATCGAATTAGTGGCCAATCAAATTAATGAGCGTATTGTGGAAATGATTACCCAAAAAACAACAGCTACGGGCGAATAG